From a single Nymphaea colorata isolate Beijing-Zhang1983 chromosome 4, ASM883128v2, whole genome shotgun sequence genomic region:
- the LOC116252388 gene encoding amino acid transporter AVT1J-like has protein sequence MDVESHACPEACHSKTGTSFLKTCFHGFNALSGIGILSIPYALSEGGWFSFTFIFIIGALCCYTGILLKRCMDADPCIRTYQDIGGLAFGTKGRTIVVVLLFCELYLVAVEFLILEGDGLAKLFPTMSFRVGAHTFVANQVFIVLSAFVLLPTVWLKNLKWLAYVSAGGVAASFIILAAVVWAATVDGVGFVHQKGKLFDLSGMPTAVSVYAFCYCGHSMFPTICSSMKDRTKFTKVLLACFSLCAVNYASMAAIGYLMFGSQVRSQVTLNLPLDKMSSKVAIYVTLINPLTKYALVVTPIALTMEESLLFCNQNITSFVARTILVATTVLVALAFPFFGYLMALIGSLFSMALSVLLPCIFYLKICKGSRRSIYELMIITAVVLVGCFIAIIGTYSSLRKIIDHIQ, from the exons ATGGACGTTGAGAGCCATGCCTGTCCAGAGGCTTGCCATTCTAAAACTGGCACCTCCTTCctcaaaacatgttttcatgGATTCAATGCATTGTCAg GAATCGGTATACTATCAATTCCATATGCACTTTCAGAAGGGGGTTGGTTCAGTTTTACGTTTATATTCATAATAGGTGCCTTATGTTGCTACACTGGTATTCTTCTGAAACGATGCATGGACGCAGACCCGTGTATTAGAACATACCAGGACATCGGCGGCCTTGCTTTTGGCACCAAGGGAAGAACCATAGTGGTCGTTCTCCTCTTCTGTGAGTTGTACTTGGTAGCAGTGGAGTTCCTGATACTGGAAGGCGATGGGTTAGCAAAGCTCTTCCCCACGATGAGTTTCAGGGTTGGAGCACACACGTTTGTAGCGAACCAAGTGTTCATTGTCCTGTCAGCCTTCGTGCTTCTTCCCACTGTGTGGCTGAAGAACCTCAAGTGGCTTGCTTACGTCTCTGCTGGTGGGGTTGCTGCCTCCTTTATTATTTTGGCTGCTGTTGTTTGGGCTGCCACAGTTGATGGCGTCGGTTTTGTTCATCAAAAGGGAAAGCTTTTCGACCTTAGTGGGATGCCCACTGCTGTCAGCGTCTATGCATTTTGCTATTGTGGCCATTCTATGTTCCCCACCATATGTTCTTCCATGAAAGATAGAACTAAATTCACCAAG GTACTGCTGGCTTGCTTTTCTCTCTGCGCTGTCAATTATGCATCAATGGCAGCAATTGGGTACTTGATGTTTGGGAGCCAAGTAAGATCTCAGGTGACACTGAACCTTCCTCTGGACAAAATGAGCTCAAAGGTTGCAATATATGTAACTCTAATAAACCCTTTGACCAAGTATGCATTAGTTGTCACGCCAATAGCTCTCACAATGGAAGAAAGTCTGCTCTTCTGCAATCAGAACATTACCAGCTTCGTCGCTAGAACCATACTGGTGGCAACCACTGTCTTGGTAGCTCTGGCCTTCCCTTTCTTTGGGTATCTGATGGCTTTAATCGGGTCACTGTTCAGCATGGCACTGTCGGTTTTGCTCCCATGCATTTTCTATCTGAAGATCTGCAAAGGATCAAGAAGATCCATCTACGAGCTCATGATTATCACGGCGGTTGTTTTGGTGGGCTGCTTCATTGCCATTATCGGCACCTACTCATCTTTGCGAAAGATTATTGATCATATTCAGTAA